TTCGGATGATAATGATTCTCATTTACAGCAGTCAAGCCGGAGGGGAGTAGCCGCATGAAGACGGGTTTGATTGGCTTGGGCGCCATGGGGCAGTCGATGGCGCGCAATCTCGCCCGGCATGGCCGGCTGGCCGGGGTGTGGAACCGCAGCGTGGACAAGGCCCGTACGCTGGCCGTGGAAACCGGTTGCCACGTGGCCGCCGACCCGGCGGAACTGGCGCGGACTTGCGAGGCGGTCGTGATCTGCGTGTCGGCCGATGCCGACGTGAAGTCAGTGGTGGCCGCGCTGCAGCCGGGGCTGTCGGCCGGTCAGCTGGTGATCGACTGCTCCACCGTCAGCGCCGAGACGGCGCGGCAGTGCGCGCAGCGGCTCGGCCAGCAGCGGGTGGATTTCCTCGATGCGCCGGTGAGCGGCGGCACCGAGGGCGCGCGGCTCGGCACGCTGTCGATCATGGTGGGCGGCGAGGCGCATGCCTTCGAACGTGCCTTGCCGGTGCTACGGGCGCTGGGTCAGCGCATCGTGCACCTGGGGCCGGCGGGTTCCGGCCAGGCCGCCAAGGCCGTGAACCAGGTCATGGCGGCCGGCATCAACCAGGCGGTGACCGAAGCGATGGCTTTTGCCCAGGCGCTGGGCCTGCCGCTCGAGAAGCTCATCGAGGTCATCGGTTCCGGCGCCGCCGGCAACTGGTTCGTCAACCACCGCGGGCTGTCCATGGTCGAGGGCCGCTACCCGCCCGGCTTCAAGCTGGCGTTGCACCACAAGGACCTGAGCATCTGCCTGGCCATGGCCGCGCAGCTCGGCGGCGAGCTGCCGCTGTCGGCGCAGACGCGCGCCGACTACGAGCGGCTGATGGCCGCCGGCCACGGCGACGAGGACATCTCCGCGCTGTATCGCCTCAAGCGGGAAATCTT
This sequence is a window from Nevskiales bacterium. Protein-coding genes within it:
- a CDS encoding NAD(P)-dependent oxidoreductase, producing MKTGLIGLGAMGQSMARNLARHGRLAGVWNRSVDKARTLAVETGCHVAADPAELARTCEAVVICVSADADVKSVVAALQPGLSAGQLVIDCSTVSAETARQCAQRLGQQRVDFLDAPVSGGTEGARLGTLSIMVGGEAHAFERALPVLRALGQRIVHLGPAGSGQAAKAVNQVMAAGINQAVTEAMAFAQALGLPLEKLIEVIGSGAAGNWFVNHRGLSMVEGRYPPGFKLALHHKDLSICLAMAAQLGGELPLSAQTRADYERLMAAGHGDEDISALYRLKREI